A genome region from Brassica oleracea var. oleracea cultivar TO1000 chromosome C2, BOL, whole genome shotgun sequence includes the following:
- the LOC106327624 gene encoding putative GTP diphosphokinase RSH1, chloroplastic isoform X3 — protein MASSSMSVSVECVNIRNLTKGDGNASERSDCSALSCAWKAPRALTGFLATTAHPPLYLCRRKTRIQSSYESEVGFSDVHHFGNVKRILSSRSSCGAHKRCELYCLSSSESSGASEDVTADTLWEDLFPSISYLSCKELEYVQKGLKLAFEAHHGQKRRSGEPFIIHPVAVARILGELELDWESIVAGLLHDTVEDTNFITFEKIEEEFGSTVRHIVEGETKVSKLGKLKCKTESESIQDVKADDLRQMFLAMTDEVRVIIVKLADRLHNMRTLCHMPPHKQSSIAAETLQVFAPLAKLLGMYSIKSELENLSFMYVSAEDYERVTSRIANLYKEHEKELSEANRILVKKIEDDEFLDLVTVNTDVRSVCKETYSIYKAALKSKGSINDYNQIAQQLRIVVKPKPSVGVGPLCSPQQICYHVLGLVHEIWKPIPRTVKDYIATPKPNGYQSLHTTVIPFLYESMFRLEVQIRTEEMDLIAERGIAVYYNGRALSAGLAGSQIPVGRNSRGKTGCLNNADFALRIGWLNAIREWQEEFVGNMSSREFVDTITRDLLGSRVFVFTPKGEIKNLPKGATVVDYAYLIHTEIGNKMVAAKVNGNLVSPTHVLENAEVVEILTYNALSSKSAFQRHKQWLQHAKTRSARHKIMRFLREQAAQCAAEITQDRVNDFVADSESDVEDLTEDSRKSLQWWEKILVNVKQFQSQDKSRNLTPVSQNGSVWVPKVNGKHNKAIKNSSLENPEFFLPGDGIAKIFPANIPPYKEVLPGLESWRASKIDSWHHLEGHSIDWLCVVSMDRKGIIAEVTTVIAAEGIAVCSCVAEIDRGRGLAVMLFQIEANIESLVTVCAKVDLILGVLGWSSGCSWPKSTDNAQFLEC, from the exons ATGGCTTCTTCTTCCATGTCCG TGTCTGTGGAATGTGTGAACATACGTAATCTGACGAAAGGAGACGGGAATGCAAGTGAAAGAAGTGATTGCAGTGCTCTCTCCTGTGCTTGGAAAGCTCCTAGAGCCTTAACTGGCTTTCTCGCTACCACTGCTCATCCACCTCTCTATCTCTGTCGCAGAAAGACTAGAATCCAATCT AGTTATGAATCTGAAGTAGGTTTCTCCGATGTTCATCACTTTGGAAACGTGAAAAGAATATTGAGTTCCAGATCTTCTTGTGGTGCTCATAAAAGATGTGAACTGTATTGCTTATCTTCATCTGAATCTTCTGGGGCTTCTGAGGATGTTACTGCGGACACATTATGGGAG GACCTTTTCCCATCGATATCTTACTTATCATGTAAAGAATTAGAGTATGTTCAAAAGGGCCTCAAG TTAGCGTTTGAGGCACATCATGGTCAAAAGAGACGTAGTGGGGAGCCATTCATTATACATCCAGTTGCAGTTGCTCGTATCCTTGGGGAACTT GAATTGGATTGGGAGTCTATTGTTGCTGGATTACTTCATGACACGGTCGAGGATACAAATTTTATTACTTTTGAGAAGATAGAAGAGGAGTTTGGTTCAACTGTACGCCACATTGTAGAAGGGGAGACTAAG GTGTCAAAACTGGGAAAATTGAAGTGTAAAACCGAAAGTGAATCAATACAAGATGTTAAAGCAGATGATTTGCGGCAGATGTTTCTGGCGATGACGGACGAG GTCCGCGTCATTATTGTCAAGCTAGCTGACCGGTTGCATAATATGCGAACTCTCTGCCACATGCCTCCCCATAAGCAG TCCAGCATTGCAGCGGAGACTTTGCAGGTCTTTGCTCCTTTAGCGAAATTGCTTGGAATGTATTCAATAAAG TCTGAACTGGAAAATCTATCTTTCATGTACGTAAGTGCTGAAGATTATGAGAGAGTGACAAGCAGGATCGCTAACCTCTACAAAGAGCATGAGAAAGAACTAAGTGAG GCAAACAGAATTTTGGTGAAAAAGATTGAAGATGATGAGTTTTTGGACCTTGTTACTGTGAATACTGATGTTCGATCTGTTTGCAAGGAAACTTACAG CATATACAAAGCTGCGCTCAAATCAAAAGGATCAATTAATGATTACAACCAGATTGCTCAG CAGTTAAGGATTGTTGTAAAGCCAAAACCTTCTGTTGGGGTCGGGCCTTTATGCAGTCCACAACAG ATATGCTATCATGTTCTTGGGCTAGTTCATGAGATCTGGAAACCTATTCCCCGAACT GTAAAAGATTACATTGCGACACCGAAGCCTAATGGCTACCAGAGCCTCCATACCACTGTGATCCCGTTCTTGTATGAGAGCATGTTTCGGCTGGAGGTTCAG ATCAGAACCGAGGAGATGGACTTGATAGCTGAAAGGGGGATTGCTGTTTACTATAATGGAAGGGCTCTTTCTGCTGGATTAGCTGGAAGTCAGATTCCTGTAGGTAGAAATTCAAGGGGGAAGACAGGTTGTCTGAACAATGCAGATTTTGCACTCAGG ATCGGGTGGCTAAATGCAATTAGGGAATGGCAAGAGGAGTTTGTGGGTAACATGAGCTCTAGAGAATTTGTGGATACCATTACGAGGGATCTTTTAGGTAGTCGTGTGTTTGTGTTCACACCTAAAGGAGAG ATAAAGAACCTTCCTAAAGGGGCCACTGTTGTTGACTACGCTTATCTGATTCACACGGAAATCGGAAACAAGATGGTAGCAGCGAAG GTGAATGGTAATCTTGTCTCTCCAACGCACGTTCTGGAGAATGCCGAGGTCGTGGAGATACTCACCTATAAC GCCCTTTCAAGCAAATCTGCTTTCCAGAGACATAAACAGTGGTTGCAACATGCGAAAACAAGGAGTGCGAGACATAAGATTATGAGG TTCCTAAGGGAGCAAGCTGCGCAGTGTGCTGCAGAAATAACCCAAGATCGAGTGAATGACTTTGTGGCGGACTCAGAAAGTGACGTGGAAGATCTCACAGAAGATTCAAGAAAGAGCCTACAGTGGTGGGAGAAGATTCTCGTTAATGTGAAGCAGTTTCAGTCGCAAGATAAAAGCAGAAACCTAACACCCGTTTCTCAAAACGGGAGCGTTTGGGTCCCAAAGGTGAATGGGAAACACAACAAAGCCATCAAAAACTCGAGTTTGGAGAATCCAGAGTTCTTTTTACCTGGAGATGGAATTGCCAAGATTTTTCCTGCTAACATCCCTCCTTATAAAGAAGTGTTGCCCGGTTTAGAGAGTTGGAGAGCCAGTAAAATCGACTCATGGCATCATCTCGAAGGTCACTCTATCGACTGGTTATGTGTTGTATCCATGGATCGTAAAG GCATAATAGCAGAGGTTACAACAGTCATTGCAGCTGAAGGCATCGCAGTATGTTCTTGCGTG GCCGAGATTGACAGAGGAAGAGGATTAGCAGTTATGTTGTTTCAAATAGAAGCAAACATTGAAAGTTTG GTTACTGTATGCGCAAAGGTGGATCTTATTTTGGGTGTGCTGGGATGGTCCAGTGGCTGCAGCTGGCCAAAATCAACAGATAATGCTCAATTTCTTGAGTGTTAA
- the LOC106327624 gene encoding putative GTP diphosphokinase RSH1, chloroplastic isoform X2 has translation MASSSMSVSVECVNIRNLTKGDGNASERSDCSALSCAWKAPRALTGFLATTAHPPLYLCRRKTRIQSCAWQSYESEVGFSDVHHFGNVKRILSSRSSCGAHKRCELYCLSSSESSGASEDVTADTLWEDLFPSISYLSCKELEYVQKGLKLAFEAHHGQKRRSGEPFIIHPVAVARILGELELDWESIVAGLLHDTVEDTNFITFEKIEEEFGSTVRHIVEGETKVSKLGKLKCKTESESIQDVKADDLRQMFLAMTDEVRVIIVKLADRLHNMRTLCHMPPHKQSSIAAETLQVFAPLAKLLGMYSIKSELENLSFMYVSAEDYERVTSRIANLYKEHEKELSEANRILVKKIEDDEFLDLVTVNTDVRSVCKETYSIYKAALKSKGSINDYNQIAQLRIVVKPKPSVGVGPLCSPQQICYHVLGLVHEIWKPIPRTVKDYIATPKPNGYQSLHTTVIPFLYESMFRLEVQIRTEEMDLIAERGIAVYYNGRALSAGLAGSQIPVGRNSRGKTGCLNNADFALRIGWLNAIREWQEEFVGNMSSREFVDTITRDLLGSRVFVFTPKGEIKNLPKGATVVDYAYLIHTEIGNKMVAAKVNGNLVSPTHVLENAEVVEILTYNALSSKSAFQRHKQWLQHAKTRSARHKIMRFLREQAAQCAAEITQDRVNDFVADSESDVEDLTEDSRKSLQWWEKILVNVKQFQSQDKSRNLTPVSQNGSVWVPKVNGKHNKAIKNSSLENPEFFLPGDGIAKIFPANIPPYKEVLPGLESWRASKIDSWHHLEGHSIDWLCVVSMDRKGIIAEVTTVIAAEGIAVCSCVAEIDRGRGLAVMLFQIEANIESLVTVCAKVDLILGVLGWSSGCSWPKSTDNAQFLEC, from the exons ATGGCTTCTTCTTCCATGTCCG TGTCTGTGGAATGTGTGAACATACGTAATCTGACGAAAGGAGACGGGAATGCAAGTGAAAGAAGTGATTGCAGTGCTCTCTCCTGTGCTTGGAAAGCTCCTAGAGCCTTAACTGGCTTTCTCGCTACCACTGCTCATCCACCTCTCTATCTCTGTCGCAGAAAGACTAGAATCCAATCT TGCGCTTGGCAGAGTTATGAATCTGAAGTAGGTTTCTCCGATGTTCATCACTTTGGAAACGTGAAAAGAATATTGAGTTCCAGATCTTCTTGTGGTGCTCATAAAAGATGTGAACTGTATTGCTTATCTTCATCTGAATCTTCTGGGGCTTCTGAGGATGTTACTGCGGACACATTATGGGAG GACCTTTTCCCATCGATATCTTACTTATCATGTAAAGAATTAGAGTATGTTCAAAAGGGCCTCAAG TTAGCGTTTGAGGCACATCATGGTCAAAAGAGACGTAGTGGGGAGCCATTCATTATACATCCAGTTGCAGTTGCTCGTATCCTTGGGGAACTT GAATTGGATTGGGAGTCTATTGTTGCTGGATTACTTCATGACACGGTCGAGGATACAAATTTTATTACTTTTGAGAAGATAGAAGAGGAGTTTGGTTCAACTGTACGCCACATTGTAGAAGGGGAGACTAAG GTGTCAAAACTGGGAAAATTGAAGTGTAAAACCGAAAGTGAATCAATACAAGATGTTAAAGCAGATGATTTGCGGCAGATGTTTCTGGCGATGACGGACGAG GTCCGCGTCATTATTGTCAAGCTAGCTGACCGGTTGCATAATATGCGAACTCTCTGCCACATGCCTCCCCATAAGCAG TCCAGCATTGCAGCGGAGACTTTGCAGGTCTTTGCTCCTTTAGCGAAATTGCTTGGAATGTATTCAATAAAG TCTGAACTGGAAAATCTATCTTTCATGTACGTAAGTGCTGAAGATTATGAGAGAGTGACAAGCAGGATCGCTAACCTCTACAAAGAGCATGAGAAAGAACTAAGTGAG GCAAACAGAATTTTGGTGAAAAAGATTGAAGATGATGAGTTTTTGGACCTTGTTACTGTGAATACTGATGTTCGATCTGTTTGCAAGGAAACTTACAG CATATACAAAGCTGCGCTCAAATCAAAAGGATCAATTAATGATTACAACCAGATTGCTCAG TTAAGGATTGTTGTAAAGCCAAAACCTTCTGTTGGGGTCGGGCCTTTATGCAGTCCACAACAG ATATGCTATCATGTTCTTGGGCTAGTTCATGAGATCTGGAAACCTATTCCCCGAACT GTAAAAGATTACATTGCGACACCGAAGCCTAATGGCTACCAGAGCCTCCATACCACTGTGATCCCGTTCTTGTATGAGAGCATGTTTCGGCTGGAGGTTCAG ATCAGAACCGAGGAGATGGACTTGATAGCTGAAAGGGGGATTGCTGTTTACTATAATGGAAGGGCTCTTTCTGCTGGATTAGCTGGAAGTCAGATTCCTGTAGGTAGAAATTCAAGGGGGAAGACAGGTTGTCTGAACAATGCAGATTTTGCACTCAGG ATCGGGTGGCTAAATGCAATTAGGGAATGGCAAGAGGAGTTTGTGGGTAACATGAGCTCTAGAGAATTTGTGGATACCATTACGAGGGATCTTTTAGGTAGTCGTGTGTTTGTGTTCACACCTAAAGGAGAG ATAAAGAACCTTCCTAAAGGGGCCACTGTTGTTGACTACGCTTATCTGATTCACACGGAAATCGGAAACAAGATGGTAGCAGCGAAG GTGAATGGTAATCTTGTCTCTCCAACGCACGTTCTGGAGAATGCCGAGGTCGTGGAGATACTCACCTATAAC GCCCTTTCAAGCAAATCTGCTTTCCAGAGACATAAACAGTGGTTGCAACATGCGAAAACAAGGAGTGCGAGACATAAGATTATGAGG TTCCTAAGGGAGCAAGCTGCGCAGTGTGCTGCAGAAATAACCCAAGATCGAGTGAATGACTTTGTGGCGGACTCAGAAAGTGACGTGGAAGATCTCACAGAAGATTCAAGAAAGAGCCTACAGTGGTGGGAGAAGATTCTCGTTAATGTGAAGCAGTTTCAGTCGCAAGATAAAAGCAGAAACCTAACACCCGTTTCTCAAAACGGGAGCGTTTGGGTCCCAAAGGTGAATGGGAAACACAACAAAGCCATCAAAAACTCGAGTTTGGAGAATCCAGAGTTCTTTTTACCTGGAGATGGAATTGCCAAGATTTTTCCTGCTAACATCCCTCCTTATAAAGAAGTGTTGCCCGGTTTAGAGAGTTGGAGAGCCAGTAAAATCGACTCATGGCATCATCTCGAAGGTCACTCTATCGACTGGTTATGTGTTGTATCCATGGATCGTAAAG GCATAATAGCAGAGGTTACAACAGTCATTGCAGCTGAAGGCATCGCAGTATGTTCTTGCGTG GCCGAGATTGACAGAGGAAGAGGATTAGCAGTTATGTTGTTTCAAATAGAAGCAAACATTGAAAGTTTG GTTACTGTATGCGCAAAGGTGGATCTTATTTTGGGTGTGCTGGGATGGTCCAGTGGCTGCAGCTGGCCAAAATCAACAGATAATGCTCAATTTCTTGAGTGTTAA
- the LOC106327624 gene encoding putative GTP diphosphokinase RSH1, chloroplastic isoform X1, with the protein MASSSMSVSVECVNIRNLTKGDGNASERSDCSALSCAWKAPRALTGFLATTAHPPLYLCRRKTRIQSCAWQSYESEVGFSDVHHFGNVKRILSSRSSCGAHKRCELYCLSSSESSGASEDVTADTLWEDLFPSISYLSCKELEYVQKGLKLAFEAHHGQKRRSGEPFIIHPVAVARILGELELDWESIVAGLLHDTVEDTNFITFEKIEEEFGSTVRHIVEGETKVSKLGKLKCKTESESIQDVKADDLRQMFLAMTDEVRVIIVKLADRLHNMRTLCHMPPHKQSSIAAETLQVFAPLAKLLGMYSIKSELENLSFMYVSAEDYERVTSRIANLYKEHEKELSEANRILVKKIEDDEFLDLVTVNTDVRSVCKETYSIYKAALKSKGSINDYNQIAQQLRIVVKPKPSVGVGPLCSPQQICYHVLGLVHEIWKPIPRTVKDYIATPKPNGYQSLHTTVIPFLYESMFRLEVQIRTEEMDLIAERGIAVYYNGRALSAGLAGSQIPVGRNSRGKTGCLNNADFALRIGWLNAIREWQEEFVGNMSSREFVDTITRDLLGSRVFVFTPKGEIKNLPKGATVVDYAYLIHTEIGNKMVAAKVNGNLVSPTHVLENAEVVEILTYNALSSKSAFQRHKQWLQHAKTRSARHKIMRFLREQAAQCAAEITQDRVNDFVADSESDVEDLTEDSRKSLQWWEKILVNVKQFQSQDKSRNLTPVSQNGSVWVPKVNGKHNKAIKNSSLENPEFFLPGDGIAKIFPANIPPYKEVLPGLESWRASKIDSWHHLEGHSIDWLCVVSMDRKGIIAEVTTVIAAEGIAVCSCVAEIDRGRGLAVMLFQIEANIESLVTVCAKVDLILGVLGWSSGCSWPKSTDNAQFLEC; encoded by the exons ATGGCTTCTTCTTCCATGTCCG TGTCTGTGGAATGTGTGAACATACGTAATCTGACGAAAGGAGACGGGAATGCAAGTGAAAGAAGTGATTGCAGTGCTCTCTCCTGTGCTTGGAAAGCTCCTAGAGCCTTAACTGGCTTTCTCGCTACCACTGCTCATCCACCTCTCTATCTCTGTCGCAGAAAGACTAGAATCCAATCT TGCGCTTGGCAGAGTTATGAATCTGAAGTAGGTTTCTCCGATGTTCATCACTTTGGAAACGTGAAAAGAATATTGAGTTCCAGATCTTCTTGTGGTGCTCATAAAAGATGTGAACTGTATTGCTTATCTTCATCTGAATCTTCTGGGGCTTCTGAGGATGTTACTGCGGACACATTATGGGAG GACCTTTTCCCATCGATATCTTACTTATCATGTAAAGAATTAGAGTATGTTCAAAAGGGCCTCAAG TTAGCGTTTGAGGCACATCATGGTCAAAAGAGACGTAGTGGGGAGCCATTCATTATACATCCAGTTGCAGTTGCTCGTATCCTTGGGGAACTT GAATTGGATTGGGAGTCTATTGTTGCTGGATTACTTCATGACACGGTCGAGGATACAAATTTTATTACTTTTGAGAAGATAGAAGAGGAGTTTGGTTCAACTGTACGCCACATTGTAGAAGGGGAGACTAAG GTGTCAAAACTGGGAAAATTGAAGTGTAAAACCGAAAGTGAATCAATACAAGATGTTAAAGCAGATGATTTGCGGCAGATGTTTCTGGCGATGACGGACGAG GTCCGCGTCATTATTGTCAAGCTAGCTGACCGGTTGCATAATATGCGAACTCTCTGCCACATGCCTCCCCATAAGCAG TCCAGCATTGCAGCGGAGACTTTGCAGGTCTTTGCTCCTTTAGCGAAATTGCTTGGAATGTATTCAATAAAG TCTGAACTGGAAAATCTATCTTTCATGTACGTAAGTGCTGAAGATTATGAGAGAGTGACAAGCAGGATCGCTAACCTCTACAAAGAGCATGAGAAAGAACTAAGTGAG GCAAACAGAATTTTGGTGAAAAAGATTGAAGATGATGAGTTTTTGGACCTTGTTACTGTGAATACTGATGTTCGATCTGTTTGCAAGGAAACTTACAG CATATACAAAGCTGCGCTCAAATCAAAAGGATCAATTAATGATTACAACCAGATTGCTCAG CAGTTAAGGATTGTTGTAAAGCCAAAACCTTCTGTTGGGGTCGGGCCTTTATGCAGTCCACAACAG ATATGCTATCATGTTCTTGGGCTAGTTCATGAGATCTGGAAACCTATTCCCCGAACT GTAAAAGATTACATTGCGACACCGAAGCCTAATGGCTACCAGAGCCTCCATACCACTGTGATCCCGTTCTTGTATGAGAGCATGTTTCGGCTGGAGGTTCAG ATCAGAACCGAGGAGATGGACTTGATAGCTGAAAGGGGGATTGCTGTTTACTATAATGGAAGGGCTCTTTCTGCTGGATTAGCTGGAAGTCAGATTCCTGTAGGTAGAAATTCAAGGGGGAAGACAGGTTGTCTGAACAATGCAGATTTTGCACTCAGG ATCGGGTGGCTAAATGCAATTAGGGAATGGCAAGAGGAGTTTGTGGGTAACATGAGCTCTAGAGAATTTGTGGATACCATTACGAGGGATCTTTTAGGTAGTCGTGTGTTTGTGTTCACACCTAAAGGAGAG ATAAAGAACCTTCCTAAAGGGGCCACTGTTGTTGACTACGCTTATCTGATTCACACGGAAATCGGAAACAAGATGGTAGCAGCGAAG GTGAATGGTAATCTTGTCTCTCCAACGCACGTTCTGGAGAATGCCGAGGTCGTGGAGATACTCACCTATAAC GCCCTTTCAAGCAAATCTGCTTTCCAGAGACATAAACAGTGGTTGCAACATGCGAAAACAAGGAGTGCGAGACATAAGATTATGAGG TTCCTAAGGGAGCAAGCTGCGCAGTGTGCTGCAGAAATAACCCAAGATCGAGTGAATGACTTTGTGGCGGACTCAGAAAGTGACGTGGAAGATCTCACAGAAGATTCAAGAAAGAGCCTACAGTGGTGGGAGAAGATTCTCGTTAATGTGAAGCAGTTTCAGTCGCAAGATAAAAGCAGAAACCTAACACCCGTTTCTCAAAACGGGAGCGTTTGGGTCCCAAAGGTGAATGGGAAACACAACAAAGCCATCAAAAACTCGAGTTTGGAGAATCCAGAGTTCTTTTTACCTGGAGATGGAATTGCCAAGATTTTTCCTGCTAACATCCCTCCTTATAAAGAAGTGTTGCCCGGTTTAGAGAGTTGGAGAGCCAGTAAAATCGACTCATGGCATCATCTCGAAGGTCACTCTATCGACTGGTTATGTGTTGTATCCATGGATCGTAAAG GCATAATAGCAGAGGTTACAACAGTCATTGCAGCTGAAGGCATCGCAGTATGTTCTTGCGTG GCCGAGATTGACAGAGGAAGAGGATTAGCAGTTATGTTGTTTCAAATAGAAGCAAACATTGAAAGTTTG GTTACTGTATGCGCAAAGGTGGATCTTATTTTGGGTGTGCTGGGATGGTCCAGTGGCTGCAGCTGGCCAAAATCAACAGATAATGCTCAATTTCTTGAGTGTTAA
- the LOC106327624 gene encoding putative GTP diphosphokinase RSH1, chloroplastic isoform X4, whose amino-acid sequence MFKRASRSAQLAFEAHHGQKRRSGEPFIIHPVAVARILGELELDWESIVAGLLHDTVEDTNFITFEKIEEEFGSTVRHIVEGETKVSKLGKLKCKTESESIQDVKADDLRQMFLAMTDEVRVIIVKLADRLHNMRTLCHMPPHKQSSIAAETLQVFAPLAKLLGMYSIKSELENLSFMYVSAEDYERVTSRIANLYKEHEKELSEANRILVKKIEDDEFLDLVTVNTDVRSVCKETYSIYKAALKSKGSINDYNQIAQQLRIVVKPKPSVGVGPLCSPQQICYHVLGLVHEIWKPIPRTVKDYIATPKPNGYQSLHTTVIPFLYESMFRLEVQIRTEEMDLIAERGIAVYYNGRALSAGLAGSQIPVGRNSRGKTGCLNNADFALRIGWLNAIREWQEEFVGNMSSREFVDTITRDLLGSRVFVFTPKGEIKNLPKGATVVDYAYLIHTEIGNKMVAAKVNGNLVSPTHVLENAEVVEILTYNALSSKSAFQRHKQWLQHAKTRSARHKIMRFLREQAAQCAAEITQDRVNDFVADSESDVEDLTEDSRKSLQWWEKILVNVKQFQSQDKSRNLTPVSQNGSVWVPKVNGKHNKAIKNSSLENPEFFLPGDGIAKIFPANIPPYKEVLPGLESWRASKIDSWHHLEGHSIDWLCVVSMDRKGIIAEVTTVIAAEGIAVCSCVAEIDRGRGLAVMLFQIEANIESLVTVCAKVDLILGVLGWSSGCSWPKSTDNAQFLEC is encoded by the exons ATGTTCAAAAGGGCCTCAAG GTCTGCGCAGTTAGCGTTTGAGGCACATCATGGTCAAAAGAGACGTAGTGGGGAGCCATTCATTATACATCCAGTTGCAGTTGCTCGTATCCTTGGGGAACTT GAATTGGATTGGGAGTCTATTGTTGCTGGATTACTTCATGACACGGTCGAGGATACAAATTTTATTACTTTTGAGAAGATAGAAGAGGAGTTTGGTTCAACTGTACGCCACATTGTAGAAGGGGAGACTAAG GTGTCAAAACTGGGAAAATTGAAGTGTAAAACCGAAAGTGAATCAATACAAGATGTTAAAGCAGATGATTTGCGGCAGATGTTTCTGGCGATGACGGACGAG GTCCGCGTCATTATTGTCAAGCTAGCTGACCGGTTGCATAATATGCGAACTCTCTGCCACATGCCTCCCCATAAGCAG TCCAGCATTGCAGCGGAGACTTTGCAGGTCTTTGCTCCTTTAGCGAAATTGCTTGGAATGTATTCAATAAAG TCTGAACTGGAAAATCTATCTTTCATGTACGTAAGTGCTGAAGATTATGAGAGAGTGACAAGCAGGATCGCTAACCTCTACAAAGAGCATGAGAAAGAACTAAGTGAG GCAAACAGAATTTTGGTGAAAAAGATTGAAGATGATGAGTTTTTGGACCTTGTTACTGTGAATACTGATGTTCGATCTGTTTGCAAGGAAACTTACAG CATATACAAAGCTGCGCTCAAATCAAAAGGATCAATTAATGATTACAACCAGATTGCTCAG CAGTTAAGGATTGTTGTAAAGCCAAAACCTTCTGTTGGGGTCGGGCCTTTATGCAGTCCACAACAG ATATGCTATCATGTTCTTGGGCTAGTTCATGAGATCTGGAAACCTATTCCCCGAACT GTAAAAGATTACATTGCGACACCGAAGCCTAATGGCTACCAGAGCCTCCATACCACTGTGATCCCGTTCTTGTATGAGAGCATGTTTCGGCTGGAGGTTCAG ATCAGAACCGAGGAGATGGACTTGATAGCTGAAAGGGGGATTGCTGTTTACTATAATGGAAGGGCTCTTTCTGCTGGATTAGCTGGAAGTCAGATTCCTGTAGGTAGAAATTCAAGGGGGAAGACAGGTTGTCTGAACAATGCAGATTTTGCACTCAGG ATCGGGTGGCTAAATGCAATTAGGGAATGGCAAGAGGAGTTTGTGGGTAACATGAGCTCTAGAGAATTTGTGGATACCATTACGAGGGATCTTTTAGGTAGTCGTGTGTTTGTGTTCACACCTAAAGGAGAG ATAAAGAACCTTCCTAAAGGGGCCACTGTTGTTGACTACGCTTATCTGATTCACACGGAAATCGGAAACAAGATGGTAGCAGCGAAG GTGAATGGTAATCTTGTCTCTCCAACGCACGTTCTGGAGAATGCCGAGGTCGTGGAGATACTCACCTATAAC GCCCTTTCAAGCAAATCTGCTTTCCAGAGACATAAACAGTGGTTGCAACATGCGAAAACAAGGAGTGCGAGACATAAGATTATGAGG TTCCTAAGGGAGCAAGCTGCGCAGTGTGCTGCAGAAATAACCCAAGATCGAGTGAATGACTTTGTGGCGGACTCAGAAAGTGACGTGGAAGATCTCACAGAAGATTCAAGAAAGAGCCTACAGTGGTGGGAGAAGATTCTCGTTAATGTGAAGCAGTTTCAGTCGCAAGATAAAAGCAGAAACCTAACACCCGTTTCTCAAAACGGGAGCGTTTGGGTCCCAAAGGTGAATGGGAAACACAACAAAGCCATCAAAAACTCGAGTTTGGAGAATCCAGAGTTCTTTTTACCTGGAGATGGAATTGCCAAGATTTTTCCTGCTAACATCCCTCCTTATAAAGAAGTGTTGCCCGGTTTAGAGAGTTGGAGAGCCAGTAAAATCGACTCATGGCATCATCTCGAAGGTCACTCTATCGACTGGTTATGTGTTGTATCCATGGATCGTAAAG GCATAATAGCAGAGGTTACAACAGTCATTGCAGCTGAAGGCATCGCAGTATGTTCTTGCGTG GCCGAGATTGACAGAGGAAGAGGATTAGCAGTTATGTTGTTTCAAATAGAAGCAAACATTGAAAGTTTG GTTACTGTATGCGCAAAGGTGGATCTTATTTTGGGTGTGCTGGGATGGTCCAGTGGCTGCAGCTGGCCAAAATCAACAGATAATGCTCAATTTCTTGAGTGTTAA